The following coding sequences are from one Timaviella obliquedivisa GSE-PSE-MK23-08B window:
- a CDS encoding calcium-binding protein: protein MPVNPLFPAIQANTFTISDQLTSASALVSDQARPMRAVAMAADGSFAITWSSRGQDGSVGSEWGAYVRFFDQDGTPTSAEIRVNPNTDKNQSTTSIALLQNGNYVVTWSDDNEILPDVSLSGVHARIYQANGTAVGGEFLINQDTDGDQYNSAIATSANGKFVVTWVSNADLIDVENGVRARVFNSDGTAFGNEFQVNSVIAGNQLKPSVAMADDGSFVIVWESQAQDGEGAGVFGQRYTAAGVRQGTEFQINEITAKDQKTASVAMAADGSFVVTWTSDEGAINGNEIYARRYDAAGVAIGNEFRVLNPGATSGIMGNQRDSIVTMTDGGGFIITWTSDDGTLGDSSGSGVYARRFDAAGLAIEAPFLVNTGQTLLNQDNASIAANASGDFIVAWTSQDQDGSASGVFAQGFTIPLSAPPVLTPLAALVGYAENQGAVFLDTTIGVSDADSADLQSATLSIGNYVAGQDSLDFIDQNGIVGTFNFVTGVLTLIGQASVENYQTALRSITYTNSSDQPNTSDRPITISVSDGASNSSVVRTVKITAVNDLPIVGVTNSTLIFAEDGAAVAIDPAVTVTDLDNDNITGATVTVNGLVVGEDTVSFTNQGTISGTLAGNVLTLTGTATEAEYQTALRSITFRSTSNPPTPDRTVDFVVNDGSGNSLVVSRTIQISAIDDPPVVMTTGTLIYLENTGSQVIAPTTLTVSDVDSANITGATVRITNFVMGEDVLAFTNSLGIIGTWSDGTGVLELTGTTTIANYQAALRSITYTNSKPTPTAGDRIVQFTVNDGTSISAPASHIVKVTLVDDPPLVTPTSTNLNYVENDGIVAIDEGLVLTDPDSTILTGAIVTISGVVAPEDVFGFVSPNSIVGTFNVIDATTVSWTLTGSASVADYQAALRALTYANNSLTPAETSRTVTFSVTDDTTVTSVVKQRIITVDDTLNAPIITTTDGSLTYNENDEAVIIDQNITVMDIDSDDLASAAVTIGGYVDGQDILDFTPQPGIDGDFDRATGVLTFTGTASKADYQTVLSSVTYINTSDNPTGFTRTIRFRANDGISDGNLATRTIQIIGVNNPPEITIDSVSYIYTENAGAVFVDGVLTVEDVDNTTLDRATVAINGYVAGEDSLSFVAAPGITGVFDTATGTIAFTGVTSVANYETTLRSLKYTNSSSTPTTTTRTIEIIVNDGLADSLVASRSIQVTSNAPPIITVTAATLNYSDNQGAAVIDNGLTVSDSDSPNSPNLSSAKVTLVGYVAGEDVLAITNPQAGITSSFDTATGVLTLTGVVAIATYQTLLQSITYTNTNPTPAATTRTLQFQVNDGVEDSNIGSRVIQIVVNAAPVITTATTAISYTENQGALAVTGGLTVSDTDSPNLSSATVQLIGYVAGEDTLAFGTLPTGITGGFDPATGIIAFVGNATLANYSALLATLTYTNSSSNPTTTPRSLQIIVNDGIEDSAATSRSIQITANTPPTLILAGTLLVYTEGQGAIAIDNAVLSVSDTDSTNLVGATITIGGYVAAEDTLTFVNQLGITGNFNAISGVLTLTGTTTLANYQAALRTITYTNSSANPTGVTRSIEFRVNDGIEGSIPTSRDIQVNTLESPPSGSGSGTPLNYNENSGAVPIDPSITLTDPDSTNSTGATITLTGFVPGQDVLTFLNQPPIIGTFDPVTGVLTLTGTATVAQYQAALQSVTYTNTSNNPATTPRQIEITVTDGTTTSNPAIIRPIIITPINTAPIVNATAGSLLYNENAGALAIDTNMGVSDPDSTTLTGATITLTNYVAGQDTLSFVNQNGISGSFNAGVLTLSGSSAIANYQMALRSITYTNSSNNPDTTLRTLQISVTDGFAISNIATRSIQITAVNNVPVVISSVSVLAYAENAGAVAIDSAISVSDADSASLNSATLAINGYVLGQDILSFTTQNGISGVFNAAIGVLQLTGSSTVANYQAALRSVTYTNNSNNPSTALRTLRVVVSDGIGTSAPADRLIQVSVVNTPPAVINSLTPLTYTESAGAIVVDGAIAVSDVDSNTLTGATIALGGYVSGEDLLNFDNQGGISGSFNAGTGVLTLSGSAPIASYQVALRSITYSNLSSNPSVVARTVQFTVSDGTTLSAPSSRTIQVVQLNSPPVVATSTATLSYVEQAGAMAIDPGMFVLDSDSANLTGATVTLGGYVAGQDNLLFSSQNGISGSFNSTAGVLTLTGNATVASYQAALRSIAYLNNSTNPVTTNRSVQFTVTDGTATSNLAIRGIQVTSVNNPPVIILPSQVLTFPRMAGAIAISPTLVASDPDSPNLEGATITLGGYVAGQDSLIFADQNGIVGSFNAVTGTLSLTGTATVTLYQAALRSLIYSNNSDTPATTPRTVSISLTDGAASSNAATVQIQFDNRLSVPVLDLNGTSGGVDFSSTFVISGAPVAIAANDAKLMGQNNAIAFAQVRISNLLDGQAEELLVNTTGTGISAAYRNGILTLSGAASPEQYLQVLRTVQYQNRSDQPDRATRVILFSVSDGTTTSEPAQTTVQITQVNLDAMVTTPATDVIYASSSDNTVVSVLENLQQNDTIDGGAGTDTFVLTNGAGAAFVSVGDPSNQIGGILTGITTVRNFERFDFSGFSGNVTMFGSDGINDDLVGGTGNDEIYGGAGNDRLIGNAGNDTLDGGLGNDTLNGGAGDDTYILDSISDSIIETSDNGFDTVKSSLLNYTLGENLEDLVLLRNAVLGTGNNLSNNITGNGLNNTLVGADGDDFIIGSGGKDTLLGDGGADRLNGGAGKDRLVGGKGNDMLTGGLGKDRLTGGKGKDVFFIESAKRSSRDTITDFRPADDRITVSRQGFSADLREGTIAPSEFTLGSRAKDSSDRFIYDQGTGNLFFDADGTGAAGQVWVARLANRAAIGSSNIGVAF, encoded by the coding sequence ATGCCAGTCAATCCTCTCTTCCCCGCCATTCAAGCTAACACGTTCACTATCAGTGATCAGCTTACTTCAGCTTCTGCACTAGTTTCAGATCAAGCTCGCCCCATGAGGGCAGTGGCAATGGCGGCAGATGGCAGCTTTGCAATTACTTGGTCGAGCCGAGGTCAAGATGGATCTGTTGGATCGGAGTGGGGAGCTTACGTTCGCTTTTTTGATCAAGATGGCACCCCAACGAGCGCTGAAATCAGAGTTAACCCAAATACTGACAAAAACCAGTCAACCACTTCGATCGCGCTGCTGCAAAATGGCAACTATGTCGTCACTTGGTCAGATGACAATGAGATATTGCCCGATGTCAGTTTGAGCGGAGTCCACGCTCGCATTTATCAGGCGAATGGGACTGCGGTAGGCGGTGAATTTCTAATTAACCAAGATACAGACGGCGATCAGTACAATTCTGCGATCGCCACCTCAGCCAACGGCAAATTTGTCGTAACCTGGGTGTCTAATGCTGACCTAATTGACGTTGAAAATGGGGTTCGTGCCCGTGTCTTCAACAGTGACGGAACTGCATTTGGCAACGAATTTCAGGTCAACTCTGTTATTGCTGGTAACCAACTTAAGCCCTCTGTTGCCATGGCAGATGATGGCAGCTTTGTCATCGTTTGGGAGAGTCAGGCACAGGATGGCGAGGGAGCAGGTGTTTTTGGTCAACGCTACACCGCAGCAGGTGTGAGACAAGGAACTGAGTTTCAAATTAATGAAATTACGGCGAAGGATCAAAAGACCGCCAGCGTAGCCATGGCAGCAGATGGCAGTTTTGTCGTGACCTGGACGAGCGACGAAGGTGCAATAAACGGCAACGAAATTTATGCACGACGCTATGACGCTGCTGGAGTTGCGATCGGGAATGAGTTCCGAGTCCTTAACCCCGGTGCAACATCTGGGATTATGGGCAACCAACGAGACTCTATCGTAACGATGACGGATGGAGGCGGTTTCATCATTACTTGGACTAGTGATGATGGTACGCTGGGCGATAGCTCAGGCTCAGGCGTTTATGCACGACGCTTTGATGCAGCAGGATTGGCGATCGAAGCACCGTTTTTAGTCAACACTGGACAAACACTGCTCAATCAAGACAATGCCTCGATCGCTGCCAATGCCAGCGGCGATTTCATTGTGGCGTGGACAAGCCAAGACCAGGACGGTAGCGCGAGTGGTGTCTTTGCCCAAGGGTTTACCATTCCGCTTAGTGCACCTCCCGTTTTAACACCCCTTGCTGCTTTGGTAGGGTATGCCGAAAACCAGGGTGCAGTCTTTCTAGATACTACTATTGGAGTGTCTGATGCAGATAGTGCTGACTTGCAGAGTGCAACCCTGAGCATTGGCAATTATGTGGCTGGACAGGACTCACTGGATTTTATTGACCAGAATGGAATTGTCGGTACATTCAACTTTGTAACGGGTGTTTTAACCCTAATTGGACAAGCCTCGGTTGAGAATTATCAAACGGCACTGCGATCGATTACCTATACCAATAGCAGCGACCAGCCCAATACGAGCGATCGCCCGATCACTATTTCTGTCAGTGACGGGGCGAGCAATAGCAGCGTTGTTCGCACTGTCAAAATTACGGCAGTGAATGATCTGCCGATTGTTGGTGTTACTAATTCGACCTTGATTTTTGCGGAAGACGGAGCAGCAGTGGCGATCGATCCTGCTGTCACTGTTACTGATTTAGATAACGACAACATCACAGGCGCAACCGTAACAGTTAACGGTTTGGTGGTCGGGGAAGACACAGTGAGCTTTACGAATCAGGGAACAATCTCTGGAACACTGGCTGGTAACGTGCTGACGCTGACTGGAACGGCAACAGAGGCTGAATATCAAACCGCATTGCGTTCTATTACGTTTAGAAGTACGAGTAATCCGCCTACTCCCGATCGCACCGTTGATTTTGTCGTCAATGATGGCAGTGGCAACAGTTTAGTTGTCTCCCGAACCATCCAGATCTCTGCGATAGACGATCCTCCAGTGGTAATGACCACGGGCACATTAATTTATCTAGAAAATACAGGTTCCCAAGTTATCGCTCCGACGACATTGACCGTTAGCGATGTTGATAGCGCCAACATTACTGGGGCAACCGTCAGAATTACGAACTTTGTGATGGGAGAAGATGTCCTTGCCTTTACTAATAGCCTTGGCATTATCGGGACTTGGAGCGATGGAACGGGCGTTTTAGAGCTAACTGGCACGACGACGATCGCCAATTACCAGGCGGCACTGCGATCGATTACTTACACCAACAGTAAGCCAACTCCCACAGCAGGCGATCGCATTGTTCAATTCACAGTCAACGATGGCACTAGCATCAGTGCCCCAGCCAGCCATATCGTCAAAGTTACGCTGGTTGATGATCCTCCGCTCGTGACTCCGACCTCTACTAACCTCAACTACGTTGAAAATGATGGCATTGTGGCGATCGACGAAGGCTTGGTACTCACCGATCCCGATAGCACTATTTTAACCGGGGCGATCGTCACCATTAGCGGCGTGGTTGCTCCAGAAGATGTCTTTGGGTTTGTATCGCCTAATAGCATTGTCGGTACTTTCAACGTCATTGATGCCACGACTGTCTCGTGGACTTTGACAGGCAGCGCCTCTGTTGCCGATTACCAGGCAGCGCTCCGTGCCCTAACCTATGCAAACAACAGCCTTACTCCTGCCGAAACTTCCCGCACAGTAACGTTCAGCGTGACTGATGATACGACGGTAACCAGTGTCGTGAAACAGAGAATTATTACTGTTGATGATACTCTGAATGCACCCATAATCACTACCACCGATGGTTCACTGACCTATAACGAAAATGATGAGGCAGTGATCATTGATCAGAACATTACTGTGATGGATATTGACAGCGACGATTTGGCAAGTGCAGCTGTCACTATTGGTGGTTATGTCGATGGGCAAGATATTCTTGATTTTACGCCTCAGCCTGGAATAGATGGAGATTTTGATCGGGCAACAGGTGTTCTCACCTTCACGGGCACTGCGTCAAAAGCAGATTATCAAACTGTTCTTAGCTCCGTTACCTACATCAATACTAGCGACAATCCTACGGGCTTCACTCGTACCATTCGCTTCCGAGCAAACGACGGAATTAGCGACGGCAACTTAGCGACGCGCACAATACAAATTATTGGGGTTAACAATCCTCCAGAGATCACGATCGACAGTGTTTCTTACATTTATACCGAAAATGCAGGAGCAGTTTTTGTCGATGGTGTCTTGACTGTTGAAGATGTTGATAACACCACCTTAGACCGCGCCACTGTTGCTATTAATGGCTACGTTGCCGGAGAAGATTCTCTAAGTTTTGTAGCCGCACCCGGAATCACTGGAGTATTTGATACCGCCACCGGAACGATCGCCTTTACAGGAGTTACTAGCGTTGCAAATTATGAAACGACGCTGCGATCGCTTAAATATACCAACAGCAGTAGCACACCCACTACCACTACTCGCACGATTGAAATTATAGTCAACGATGGACTGGCTGACAGCTTAGTAGCGAGTCGGAGCATTCAGGTTACTTCCAATGCGCCACCCATTATTACCGTTACAGCCGCAACGCTCAACTATTCTGATAACCAGGGAGCCGCTGTCATTGATAACGGGCTGACTGTGAGTGATAGCGATAGCCCTAATAGCCCTAACCTATCCAGTGCCAAAGTCACCCTTGTTGGATACGTGGCGGGAGAAGATGTTTTAGCGATTACGAATCCTCAAGCTGGCATCACGAGTAGTTTTGATACGGCAACTGGAGTCTTGACGTTGACTGGCGTTGTGGCGATCGCCACTTATCAAACTCTACTTCAATCCATTACCTATACCAACACCAATCCTACCCCTGCGGCAACCACTCGTACTTTGCAGTTTCAAGTTAATGATGGCGTTGAGGATAGCAACATTGGCAGTCGGGTTATTCAAATTGTGGTGAATGCTGCGCCTGTTATTACTACAGCCACTACTGCAATTTCTTACACCGAAAACCAGGGTGCCCTGGCAGTTACAGGCGGGTTGACTGTTAGCGATACCGACAGTCCTAACCTCAGTAGTGCAACGGTTCAACTCATAGGCTATGTCGCAGGTGAAGACACACTAGCGTTCGGGACGCTGCCAACTGGCATTACTGGAGGATTTGATCCAGCAACAGGCATCATTGCCTTCGTGGGTAATGCTACTTTGGCAAACTATTCAGCGCTATTAGCAACTCTAACTTATACCAATAGCAGTAGTAACCCGACAACGACACCCCGATCGCTTCAAATTATAGTTAATGATGGGATCGAAGATAGTGCTGCGACAAGTCGATCGATTCAGATTACCGCGAATACCCCACCTACTTTAATTCTAGCTGGAACGCTACTTGTTTATACAGAGGGACAGGGAGCGATCGCCATTGATAACGCTGTTCTCTCCGTCAGCGACACCGATAGCACCAATCTTGTTGGTGCAACCATTACCATTGGTGGTTATGTAGCAGCAGAAGATACACTGACCTTCGTTAATCAGCTAGGTATTACGGGCAACTTCAATGCGATAAGCGGAGTGCTGACCCTAACAGGTACAACTACACTTGCTAACTACCAAGCCGCTTTACGCACCATTACCTACACTAACAGCAGCGCCAATCCTACGGGAGTAACGCGATCGATTGAGTTCCGAGTGAACGACGGGATCGAGGGCAGCATTCCTACTAGCCGCGACATTCAAGTCAATACTTTAGAAAGTCCACCCAGCGGCAGCGGCAGCGGCACACCTCTGAATTACAACGAAAATTCTGGCGCTGTGCCGATTGATCCAAGCATTACGCTGACTGACCCTGATAGCACTAATTCGACGGGAGCAACAATTACTCTAACGGGCTTTGTGCCAGGGCAAGATGTCCTAACCTTCCTGAATCAACCTCCCATCATCGGCACTTTCGATCCGGTAACGGGAGTGCTGACTCTGACTGGAACGGCAACGGTTGCCCAATACCAAGCGGCGCTCCAATCTGTTACCTATACCAACACCAGCAATAATCCTGCAACCACGCCTCGGCAAATTGAGATTACCGTTACCGATGGCACGACGACGAGCAATCCAGCGATTATCCGCCCTATCATTATTACGCCGATTAACACGGCACCTATAGTCAACGCTACGGCTGGAAGTTTGCTCTATAACGAAAATGCCGGGGCATTGGCGATCGACACAAATATGGGAGTTAGTGATCCAGATAGCACTACGTTGACTGGAGCGACCATTACCCTAACTAACTATGTCGCAGGACAAGATACCCTCAGCTTTGTCAACCAAAATGGCATTTCTGGCAGCTTTAATGCTGGAGTTTTGACCCTAAGTGGATCATCAGCGATCGCCAATTATCAAATGGCACTGCGATCGATTACTTATACCAACAGCAGCAATAATCCTGACACCACCCTTCGCACGCTGCAAATCTCTGTGACAGATGGTTTTGCAATCAGCAATATCGCGACTCGTAGCATTCAAATTACAGCAGTTAATAACGTTCCAGTGGTAATCAGTTCTGTAAGCGTGCTGGCTTATGCTGAAAATGCAGGAGCAGTGGCGATCGATAGTGCAATTTCTGTAAGCGATGCTGATAGTGCCAGCTTGAACAGTGCCACTCTAGCTATTAACGGCTATGTGTTAGGACAGGATATCCTGAGCTTTACTACCCAAAACGGCATTTCCGGCGTATTTAATGCGGCAATAGGCGTATTGCAATTAACGGGTTCGTCTACGGTTGCCAATTATCAGGCGGCGCTACGTTCAGTTACTTACACCAACAACAGCAATAATCCCAGCACTGCCCTGCGCACACTGCGCGTTGTCGTCAGTGACGGCATCGGTACCAGTGCCCCTGCCGATCGCCTCATTCAGGTCAGCGTTGTTAACACACCGCCAGCGGTAATCAATTCCCTCACTCCTCTGACCTACACCGAAAGTGCTGGGGCAATTGTGGTAGATGGGGCGATCGCTGTTAGTGACGTTGATAGCAATACGTTGACCGGAGCGACGATCGCCCTCGGCGGTTATGTTAGTGGTGAAGACCTGCTTAATTTCGACAATCAGGGCGGTATTAGTGGCAGTTTTAATGCGGGGACAGGTGTGCTGACGCTGAGTGGTTCTGCCCCGATCGCCAGTTACCAAGTTGCTCTCCGCTCCATCACCTATAGCAACCTCAGCAGCAATCCTAGCGTTGTTGCTCGGACAGTGCAGTTCACAGTCAGCGATGGAACAACCCTGAGTGCTCCTAGTAGCCGTACCATCCAAGTTGTTCAACTTAATTCTCCGCCCGTCGTCGCCACTTCTACCGCCACCCTGTCCTATGTTGAACAAGCCGGAGCCATGGCGATCGATCCTGGCATGTTCGTACTCGACAGCGATTCAGCAAACCTAACAGGCGCAACTGTGACCTTGGGTGGCTATGTCGCTGGGCAAGATAACTTGTTATTCTCTAGTCAAAATGGCATCTCCGGTAGCTTCAATTCAACGGCAGGCGTGCTAACTCTGACAGGAAATGCGACCGTTGCCAGCTACCAGGCTGCCCTCCGCTCGATCGCCTATCTCAACAACAGCACCAATCCTGTCACCACAAACCGATCGGTACAGTTCACAGTGACAGACGGCACAGCAACCAGTAACCTGGCAATTCGCGGCATTCAGGTAACTTCAGTTAACAACCCACCTGTCATCATCTTGCCGTCTCAGGTGCTTACCTTTCCTCGTATGGCGGGAGCGATCGCCATTTCGCCTACCCTGGTTGCCAGTGATCCAGATAGTCCTAATTTAGAAGGCGCAACCATTACATTAGGTGGCTATGTTGCCGGACAAGATAGCTTGATTTTTGCCGATCAAAACGGCATTGTGGGCAGCTTTAACGCAGTTACAGGCACCTTATCTTTGACCGGAACTGCAACGGTTACTCTGTATCAAGCCGCATTGCGATCGCTGATTTACAGCAATAACAGCGACACCCCGGCAACCACTCCCCGCACCGTTAGCATCAGCCTAACAGACGGCGCGGCGAGCAGTAACGCTGCCACTGTTCAAATTCAGTTTGATAACAGGTTGTCAGTGCCTGTGTTGGATCTGAATGGCACAAGTGGAGGCGTTGACTTTAGCAGCACGTTTGTCATCAGCGGTGCGCCCGTGGCGATCGCCGCCAACGATGCCAAGTTGATGGGACAAAATAACGCGATCGCCTTTGCTCAAGTTAGAATCTCCAATCTCTTAGACGGGCAAGCCGAAGAACTGCTCGTCAACACGACTGGAACCGGAATTTCTGCGGCATATCGTAATGGCATTCTAACCCTCAGCGGCGCAGCTTCCCCTGAGCAATATTTACAAGTCTTGCGCACCGTTCAATATCAAAATCGTTCTGACCAGCCCGATCGGGCAACCCGCGTTATTTTGTTCTCGGTTAGTGATGGTACCACTACCAGTGAACCTGCACAGACCACAGTACAAATTACCCAAGTGAACTTGGATGCGATGGTCACTACCCCTGCAACCGATGTGATTTATGCCTCTAGCAGCGATAACACAGTGGTTTCAGTACTAGAAAACCTTCAGCAAAATGACACGATTGATGGGGGTGCCGGAACTGATACTTTTGTGTTGACCAATGGCGCAGGTGCAGCATTCGTGAGTGTTGGAGATCCCTCTAATCAGATCGGCGGTATTTTAACGGGAATTACTACGGTCAGAAACTTTGAACGCTTCGACTTCAGCGGCTTTTCTGGCAATGTCACGATGTTTGGCAGCGATGGAATTAATGATGATTTAGTGGGTGGTACAGGCAATGATGAAATTTATGGTGGAGCAGGGAACGATCGCCTGATCGGTAACGCTGGAAATGATACTCTCGATGGCGGACTAGGTAATGACACGTTGAACGGTGGAGCAGGTGATGATACTTACATTTTAGATAGTATTAGTGATTCTATTATTGAAACTTCAGATAACGGATTTGATACCGTTAAATCTAGCCTTTTAAACTACACGTTAGGCGAAAATCTGGAAGACTTAGTCCTTCTTAGAAACGCAGTATTAGGAACTGGAAATAACCTGAGTAATAACATTACAGGCAACGGTTTAAATAACACGCTGGTCGGCGCTGATGGCGATGATTTTATCATTGGTTCTGGCGGAAAAGATACTCTGCTAGGAGATGGGGGTGCCGATCGCCTGAATGGTGGAGCAGGCAAAGATCGGTTGGTGGGTGGTAAAGGCAACGATATGCTGACTGGCGGACTAGGAAAGGATCGGTTGACGGGTGGTAAAGGCAAAGATGTCTTCTTCATTGAATCGGCAAAACGCAGTAGCCGCGATACGATTACCGATTTTCGCCCTGCTGACGATCGAATTACAGTATCAAGACAGGGCTTTAGTGCAGACTTAAGGGAAGGTACGATCGCACCTAGCGAGTTTACGCTGGGCAGTCGGGCGAAGGATAGCAGCGATCGCTTTATCTACGATCAAGGCACAGGCAATTTATTCTTTGATGCAGATGGAACAGGAGCAGCGGGACAGGTCTGGGTGGCTCGATTGGCAAATCGGGCGGCGATCGGAAGTTCTAATATTGGGGTTGCGTTCTAA
- the ilvN gene encoding acetolactate synthase small subunit has protein sequence MKHTLSVLVEDEAGVLTRIAGLFARRGFNIESLAVGPAEQVGISRIIMVVFGDDLAIEQVTKQLYKLINVLKVQDITEVPCIERELMLLKVNATSSNRSEIIELAQIFRARVVDLGEDALTLEVVGDPGKMVAIVQMLSRFGLREIARTGKISLVRESGVNTEYLKSLEARV, from the coding sequence ATGAAACATACGCTTTCGGTTCTGGTTGAAGATGAGGCAGGAGTCCTCACCCGGATCGCAGGGCTTTTTGCCCGTCGAGGTTTTAATATTGAGAGCTTGGCGGTAGGTCCGGCTGAACAGGTCGGGATTTCACGCATCATTATGGTAGTGTTTGGCGACGATTTGGCGATCGAGCAGGTCACCAAGCAGCTTTACAAGCTCATCAATGTGCTGAAGGTGCAAGACATTACCGAAGTGCCCTGCATTGAACGAGAGCTAATGCTGCTGAAGGTCAATGCGACTAGCTCTAATCGCTCAGAAATTATTGAGCTGGCGCAAATCTTCCGGGCGCGGGTGGTGGATTTGGGCGAAGATGCTCTGACGCTTGAGGTGGTAGGTGATCCGGGTAAAATGGTGGCGATCGTTCAGATGCTGAGCCGCTTTGGGCTTCGAGAAATTGCCCGCACTGGGAAAATTTCCCTCGTCCGCGAATCGGGCGTTAATACCGAATACCTTAAATCTTTGGAGGCGCGGGTTTAG
- a CDS encoding glycosyltransferase family 2 protein, with amino-acid sequence MVVQFSFIVPIYNEEANIPELFRRLTIVMEQLGGEVEVILVNDGSRDRSLHFLRQLHAHDPRFCYLSFSRNFGHQIAVTAGLNFCRGQAIVVMDADLQDPPELVLEMAKRWREGYAVVYAQRTQRLKENWFKRLMAYGFYRVLRNLADVEIPTDTGDFCLMDRQVVDLLNAMPERNRYIRGLRAWVGFRQTAVLFERDPRFAGEEKYTFRKSFALAVNGLVSFSRVPLRISTYIGLTAAAIALFMAVLVLYWRFFAPNSPLTGYTTIIIAVFFLGAVQLISIGILGEYIGRIYEEVKGRPLYTLSEVCGFQPKPAPPKI; translated from the coding sequence ATGGTTGTCCAATTTTCCTTTATTGTGCCGATTTACAATGAGGAAGCGAATATTCCTGAACTTTTCCGTCGGCTTACGATCGTCATGGAACAGTTAGGGGGTGAAGTTGAGGTGATTTTGGTGAATGATGGTAGCCGCGATCGCTCTCTTCATTTTCTGCGCCAACTCCATGCCCACGATCCACGCTTCTGCTACCTCAGCTTCTCCCGCAACTTTGGGCACCAAATTGCGGTAACGGCTGGGCTTAACTTTTGCCGAGGACAGGCGATCGTGGTGATGGATGCAGATTTGCAAGATCCGCCAGAGTTGGTGCTGGAGATGGCGAAGCGGTGGCGAGAAGGCTATGCGGTCGTTTATGCCCAGCGCACCCAAAGACTGAAGGAAAACTGGTTTAAGCGGCTGATGGCTTACGGCTTCTACCGAGTGCTGCGTAACCTGGCAGATGTGGAGATTCCTACCGATACAGGCGACTTTTGCCTGATGGATCGGCAAGTGGTAGATTTGCTCAACGCCATGCCAGAGCGCAATCGCTACATTCGGGGGCTGCGGGCATGGGTTGGGTTTCGACAAACTGCTGTGTTGTTTGAGCGCGATCCTCGCTTTGCAGGCGAAGAAAAGTACACGTTCCGTAAGTCTTTTGCGCTAGCGGTCAATGGGCTAGTTTCCTTTTCGAGAGTGCCGCTACGAATCTCTACTTATATTGGACTGACGGCGGCGGCGATCGCTCTGTTCATGGCGGTTCTCGTTCTTTACTGGCGGTTCTTCGCGCCCAACTCGCCCCTGACCGGATATACGACCATTATCATTGCTGTCTTCTTTCTGGGTGCAGTGCAACTTATCAGCATCGGCATTCTAGGCGAATACATTGGGCGAATTTACGAAGAAGTTAAGGGTAGACCACTTTACACTCTCTCAGAAGTCTGTGGCTTTCAGCCTAAACCCGCGCCTCCAAAGATTTAA
- a CDS encoding class I SAM-dependent methyltransferase: MQDEILKKEQEFHDQWAAAIDIEGIKAKDYFEACTAPENRFILKRLGDVRGKYLLDLGCGAGENSVYFASRGAQCVAADYSPGMVEVALKLAAANQVQVEGKVINAMNIDFPDNTFDIVYASNLLHHIPEPELTIKEMYRVLKPGGVACFWDPLKHNPVINVYRRIATKVRTEDETPLDISIVKTVQRLFTKTTYDTFWIATLWIFLRFYLIEKVNPNEERYWKKIILEQVRLEPEYQRLEKLDTVLKKIPFVKRFAWNLAVVAMK, from the coding sequence ATGCAAGACGAAATTCTCAAAAAAGAACAGGAATTTCATGATCAGTGGGCTGCTGCCATTGATATTGAAGGCATCAAGGCCAAAGACTACTTTGAAGCTTGCACGGCTCCAGAAAATCGTTTTATCCTCAAGCGATTAGGTGATGTTAGAGGAAAATATTTACTGGATTTAGGTTGTGGTGCTGGTGAAAACAGCGTTTATTTTGCTAGTCGGGGCGCTCAATGCGTTGCCGCAGATTACTCTCCAGGCATGGTTGAAGTGGCGCTGAAGTTAGCAGCCGCGAACCAGGTGCAGGTCGAGGGCAAAGTGATTAATGCGATGAATATTGACTTTCCTGATAACACCTTTGATATTGTCTATGCCTCTAATCTTCTCCATCATATTCCTGAGCCAGAGTTAACCATTAAAGAAATGTACCGCGTGCTTAAACCAGGGGGCGTTGCCTGCTTCTGGGACCCGTTGAAGCACAATCCTGTGATTAATGTGTATCGTAGAATTGCTACTAAAGTTCGGACTGAAGACGAAACGCCGCTAGATATCAGTATCGTCAAAACGGTGCAGAGATTATTTACAAAAACGACCTATGATACTTTTTGGATCGCTACACTTTGGATATTTCTGCGCTTTTATTTAATTGAGAAAGTTAATCCTAATGAAGAGCGTTACTGGAAAAAAATTATTCTTGAACAAGTTCGCTTAGAGCCAGAATATCAGCGCCTAGAGAAACTAGATACTGTTCTAAAAAAAATTCCTTTTGTTAAACGCTTTGCTTGGAACCTTGCTGTTGTGGCAATGAAGTAA